One Larimichthys crocea isolate SSNF unplaced genomic scaffold, L_crocea_2.0 scaffold83, whole genome shotgun sequence genomic window carries:
- the fads6 gene encoding fatty acid desaturase 6 has product MQSVPEEWREGRDEGGGGDGKMGEMLVKRKGDSEGSEEMKKNGGEEESLMMELTRLVQKMVKESSWWERRGIDCSILAAAFLCLPPAFLLLGSSHVVWFSAGVLLMGVAHAVLTVKGTHLASHGALSESQAWAKFWAVFFIEICGSFSARAGIQGHIKMHHAHTNVIGLGDSSVWKVPFLPRTVYLFIAPLAVPIITPLVALAHLKGHSLVHIVRTIMMVTLGLYSQYWLLIHVSGFLSPLSALLCMLVCRAMFSVPYIHVNIFQHIGLHMFSPTRRPKRIYQMTHGVLNLPRNFLLDWTFGHSLINCHVEHHLFPFLSDHMCLKVKPVVSKYLTEKKLPYQQDSYLSRLNLFFHKYQELMVFAPPITELVGVQ; this is encoded by the exons ATGCAGAGTGTACCGGAGGAGTGGAGGGAAGGACgggatgagggaggaggaggagacgggaaGATGGGGGAGATGTTAGTGAAGAGGAAAGGGGATTCAGAAGGCAgcgaggagatgaagaagaacgGCGGTGAGGAGGAGTCGCTCATGATGGAGCTGACGAGGCTGGTGCAGAAGATGGTGAAGGAGAGCAGCtggtgggagaggagggggatcGACTGCAGCATCCTGGCAGCAGCATTCCTCTGTCTGCCTCCCG ccttcctcctcctcggctCCTCCCACGTCGTGTGGTTTTCGGCGGGCGTGCTGCTGATGGGCGTGGCTCACGCTGTCCTCACCGTCAAAGGGACACACCTGGCCAGCCACGGGGCGCTGAGCGAGTCTCAGGCCTGGGCAAAGTTCTGGGCCGTCTTCTTCATCGAG ATCTGCGGCTCCTTCTCAGCGCGAGCTGGCATTCAGGGCCACATTAAGATGCATCACGCTCACACTAACGTCATCGGACTGGGTGACTCCAGCGTTTGGAAGGTCCCCTTCTTGCCTCGCACCGTCTACCTGTTCATCGCTCCCCTGGCCGTGCCCATCATCACTCCACTTGTTGCACTCG CTCATCTCAAAGGACACTCTTTGGTCCACATCGTCAGGACCATCATGATGGTAACACTGGGCCTGTATTCACAGTACTGGCTGCTGATCCACGTCTCCGGGTTCCTGTCGCCCCTCAGTGCTTTGCTCTGCATGCTTGTCTGCAGAGCAATGTTCTCCGTGCCCTACATCCATGTCAACATCTTCCAG CACATCGGCCTCCACATGTTCTCCCCGACCCGTCGACCGAAGAGGATCTACCAGATGACCCACGGCGTCCTGAACCTGCCACGTAACTTCCTGCTGGACTGGACGTTCGGACACTCGCTTATAAACTGCCACGTGGAGCATCATCTCTTCCCCTTCCTGTCTGATCACATGTGTTTAAAG GTGAAGCCCGTCGTGTCCAAATATCTGACTGAAAAGAAGCTTCCGTACCAGCAGGACAGCTACCTCTCCCGCCTGAACCTTTTCTTCCACAAATACCAGGAGCTGATGGTGTTCGCCCCGCCCATCACGGAGCTGGTCGGCGTGCAGTGA
- the ush1gb gene encoding Usher syndrome type-1G protein homolog isoform X1, whose product MNDRYHRAARDGYLDVLKEATRKELNAPDEDGMTPTLWAAYHGNLEALRLIVSRGGDPDKCDIWGNTPLHLAAANGHHNCLSFLVAFGANVWCLDNDYHTPLDMAATKGHMDCVRYLDSIASKQFTLNPKLVGKLKDRAFRAAERRIKDCEKLQRKHRQHMERRFMKESAAMDNLDAISFSSYTSGSTLSRKFNTVTSNMPYSQATLHSTAKGKAKIQKKLEKKKQVDGTFKIYEDGRKSVRSLSGLQLGNDVMFLKQGTYANPKERSRLNIRDMFPHDNDDDADTVSRAMSDPGLHEAAYSEISTDSGRDSLFNRPGLGTMVFRRNYMSGGMFGIGTRDEGSVAGSEPVGRAPNVRLRGHLPRRSPSFDEDSIGSALSLQERNLQELPWEETDVALDQDFEPENSPLETFLASQSLSEFMQIFRREKIDLQALLLCSDQDLTSIHIPLGPRKKLLDACKRRLDTLDEPEGIEDTEL is encoded by the exons ATGAACGACCGGTACCACCGGGCGGCCCGGGACGGCTACCTGGACGTGCTGAAGGAGGCCACACGGAAGGAGCTGAACGCACCGGATGAGGACGGCATGACACCGACCCTGTGGGCCGCGTACCACGGGAACCTGGAGGCGCTCCGGCTCATCGTGTCGAGAGG AGGTGACCCGGACAAGTGTGACATCTGGGGCAACACGCCGCTCCACCTGGCAGCTGCCAACGGCCACCACAACTGCCTGTCCTTCCTGGTGGCTTTCGGTGCCAACGTGTGGTGTCTGGACAATGACTACCACACGCCACTGGACATGGCCGCCACCAAGGGACACATGGACTGTGTTCGCTACCTGGACTCCATCGCCTCCAAGCAGTTCACCCTTAACCCAAAGTTGGTCGGCAAGCTCAAGGACCGGGCGTTCCGCGCTGCCGAGCGCCGGATCAAAGATTGTGAGAAGCTCCAGAGGAAGCACCGTCAACATATGGAGAGGAGGTTCATGAAGGAGTCCGCCGCGATGGACAACTTGGATGCTATTAGCTTTTCCAGCTACACCAGTGGCAGCACATTGAGCCGCAAGTTCAACACTGTCACCTCCAACATGCCATACTCGCAG GCCACCCTGCACTCCACCGCCAAGGGCAAGGCCAAGATAcagaagaagctggagaagaagaagcaggttGATGGAACGTTCAAGATCTACGAGGACGGGAGGAAAAGTGTGCGTTCGCTGTCCGGCCTGCAGCTCGGCAATGACGTCATGTTCCTCAAACAGGGCACATACGCCAACCCCAAGGAGCGGTCGCGCCTTAACATCCGCGACATGTTCCCCcatgacaatgacgacgatgcCGACACCGTCTCCCGTGCCATGAGCGACCCGGGCCTCCATGAGGCTGCATACTCTGAGATTAGCACAGACTCCGGACGCGATTCCCTGTTCAACCGACCCGGGCTCGGCACCATGGTGTTCAGGAGGAACTACATGAGTGGAGGCATGTTTGGTATCGGGACACGGGATGAAGGGAGTGTAGCAGGGAGTGAGCCGGTGGGCCGGGCACCTAACGTTCGTCTACGAGGACATCTGCCTCGACGCTCGCCCAGCTTTGATGAGGACAGTATTGGCAGCGCCTTGAGCCTGCAAGAAAGAAACCTTCAGGAGTTGCCCTGGGAGGAGACAGATGTTGCGTTGGATCAGGACTTTGAGCCAGAGAACAGTCCTCTGGAGACCTTCCTGGCCTCTCAAAGCCTCAGTGAGTTCATGCAGATCTTCAGAAGGGAGAAGATCGACCTGCAGGCTCTGCTTCTTTGTTCAGATCAGGACCTCACCAGCATTCATATCCCTCTGGGCCCCAGGAAGAAACTTCTGGATGCCTGCAAGAGACGTCTGGACACTCTAGATGAACCAGAGGGCATTGAAGACACTGAGCTCTGA
- the ush1gb gene encoding Usher syndrome type-1G protein homolog isoform X2, protein MDRESSWCGRPWRMRCRVDVKQRTTTKAELQIKGHGRRGDPDKCDIWGNTPLHLAAANGHHNCLSFLVAFGANVWCLDNDYHTPLDMAATKGHMDCVRYLDSIASKQFTLNPKLVGKLKDRAFRAAERRIKDCEKLQRKHRQHMERRFMKESAAMDNLDAISFSSYTSGSTLSRKFNTVTSNMPYSQATLHSTAKGKAKIQKKLEKKKQVDGTFKIYEDGRKSVRSLSGLQLGNDVMFLKQGTYANPKERSRLNIRDMFPHDNDDDADTVSRAMSDPGLHEAAYSEISTDSGRDSLFNRPGLGTMVFRRNYMSGGMFGIGTRDEGSVAGSEPVGRAPNVRLRGHLPRRSPSFDEDSIGSALSLQERNLQELPWEETDVALDQDFEPENSPLETFLASQSLSEFMQIFRREKIDLQALLLCSDQDLTSIHIPLGPRKKLLDACKRRLDTLDEPEGIEDTEL, encoded by the exons ATGGATAGGGAGTCTTCTTGGTGCGGTCGTCCCTGGAGGATGCGGTGCAGGGTGGACGTGAAGCAAAGGACGACGACTAAAGCTGAGCTGCAGATCAAAGGTCACGGCAGAAG AGGTGACCCGGACAAGTGTGACATCTGGGGCAACACGCCGCTCCACCTGGCAGCTGCCAACGGCCACCACAACTGCCTGTCCTTCCTGGTGGCTTTCGGTGCCAACGTGTGGTGTCTGGACAATGACTACCACACGCCACTGGACATGGCCGCCACCAAGGGACACATGGACTGTGTTCGCTACCTGGACTCCATCGCCTCCAAGCAGTTCACCCTTAACCCAAAGTTGGTCGGCAAGCTCAAGGACCGGGCGTTCCGCGCTGCCGAGCGCCGGATCAAAGATTGTGAGAAGCTCCAGAGGAAGCACCGTCAACATATGGAGAGGAGGTTCATGAAGGAGTCCGCCGCGATGGACAACTTGGATGCTATTAGCTTTTCCAGCTACACCAGTGGCAGCACATTGAGCCGCAAGTTCAACACTGTCACCTCCAACATGCCATACTCGCAG GCCACCCTGCACTCCACCGCCAAGGGCAAGGCCAAGATAcagaagaagctggagaagaagaagcaggttGATGGAACGTTCAAGATCTACGAGGACGGGAGGAAAAGTGTGCGTTCGCTGTCCGGCCTGCAGCTCGGCAATGACGTCATGTTCCTCAAACAGGGCACATACGCCAACCCCAAGGAGCGGTCGCGCCTTAACATCCGCGACATGTTCCCCcatgacaatgacgacgatgcCGACACCGTCTCCCGTGCCATGAGCGACCCGGGCCTCCATGAGGCTGCATACTCTGAGATTAGCACAGACTCCGGACGCGATTCCCTGTTCAACCGACCCGGGCTCGGCACCATGGTGTTCAGGAGGAACTACATGAGTGGAGGCATGTTTGGTATCGGGACACGGGATGAAGGGAGTGTAGCAGGGAGTGAGCCGGTGGGCCGGGCACCTAACGTTCGTCTACGAGGACATCTGCCTCGACGCTCGCCCAGCTTTGATGAGGACAGTATTGGCAGCGCCTTGAGCCTGCAAGAAAGAAACCTTCAGGAGTTGCCCTGGGAGGAGACAGATGTTGCGTTGGATCAGGACTTTGAGCCAGAGAACAGTCCTCTGGAGACCTTCCTGGCCTCTCAAAGCCTCAGTGAGTTCATGCAGATCTTCAGAAGGGAGAAGATCGACCTGCAGGCTCTGCTTCTTTGTTCAGATCAGGACCTCACCAGCATTCATATCCCTCTGGGCCCCAGGAAGAAACTTCTGGATGCCTGCAAGAGACGTCTGGACACTCTAGATGAACCAGAGGGCATTGAAGACACTGAGCTCTGA